From the genome of Candidatus Defluviilinea proxima:
GAATGTAAAAAATCAAGTGACAGAACCGATCGTAATAGACCTGCTCGGTTCACCGATCACACACCTGACTTTTAGCGATAAGGGGAAATGGTTGGGCGGCTTTTCCACGTCTCAATCGGATGGGTTGAACAAACTCCGCTTGTGGAATATGAGCACGTTGACTAAAAATGCTACATCAGCGAACAGCCTCGATTCCGATACTGGCGGGGGGCTGATTGCATTCAGTTCCGATGAACGTTGGGTGGCATCTGTTGGCGGAATTAGCGCAGAAGTTTGGAGTTTGAATAGTTTTTCCCGAATCAAACTGCCTGGATACAAGGATTCTATATTGACGGTTCGTTTTAGCCCGGATAGTCAATGGCTGGCGACTGGCGATTACGATGGTCAGGTCCGTTTTTGGAAGACAGCGGATTTTGCTGGAAAGACGTTAGTGGAAGCGCAAGCACGCACCTATAACAGCTTTGATGTGATTGTGACTTCGTTGGACTTTAATTCTGATGGTAGTCGCTTGGTGGCGGCTGGTGACCAACAAGTGCGTTTATGGAATTTCCCGGTTCCTTTATCGGCTCCGATCAAGTCCCCTTATGCGGTAGACTATCGCGTCTTTGGGAACTTCATTCTGGTTCAGGATACTCCGGACAGTGTCTATGTAATGGACTTGAGTGGAGATGAACCATCTGTTGTTATGCAGACTACGCAGAAGGGACCACTATCGTATTTCACAAGCACAGATAAACGGTATCTGGTTGTGACCAGTGCAAAACAGATACAGCTTTGGGATATGCAACACCCTGAAAAACCATTGTTCGAGAACACACTGGATAATGGACAATATCTATCGCCGTCTTTTACGAATGATGATCGTTGGTTTGTCTATGTGGTGTATGGTCAGATCTTTGCGCTTGACCTGCAAAACCCAGGCGAGCCCGTCATACTTTCAGGCAATCGGACGGGTGTTCCACTTACAGGCTTGTATCAGATCGATCATTGGTTGATCAGTCAGAGTAGTGTCGAGATCCTTGCCTGGGATACAGCCAAAGGGTTGAGTGATGCGGTGAAGTTATCCAATGTGGCCGGGGCGTATGTTGCGCAAATCCCTGATGCCAAACCAAAATGGTTCTCTATCCAAAGAACAGACAGTTTTGATCTATGGAATGCCGAAAAACTTTCAGAGGCTCCTCTTGTTTTCAATGGTTCCGTCAGTGGGCTTTACCTTGATTCCTGGCTGTTGACGAGCGCGTTGGACGGTACAGTAAAGCTGTGGGCTCTTTCCAAGCCTGACGCGCCAATAGCTGAGTTTTTTAGTTACGGTGTTTCCGAATCGCAAAACACGTTTTATTATTTTGATGACAAGAACATGTTATGGTTGTTGGATTTGAGAAGCCCGGACTCTACGCCGGTCAAAGTGGGTACGTTCGATCAGGGACAATCTCCGATCTTTAGCGCTGATGATCGTTGGATGACGATTTTGTCTAATGATGGGCAGGTTACTCTTCTCTATGATCTGACGGATGGCTTGTCCAAGGCTGAGTTGCCTGATGTGGTGCATTTCAATTTCAGCTCTGGTAGCCGTTGGCTGGCTTTGCAAACCGTCGAGAACAACATGGCGTTATACGACCTTCAGACCCATAAGCAACTGGACGTGAAGTACCCAAATAGTTATGGCTTTCAGCAAAGCAGTCCGGATGGTAGATGGGCAATTGGCGGGTTATCGAGCAATGCAAATACAGATATGTTGTTGATCGACCTCAATGACCCTGAAAAATATTATGTTTTGACGGGGCATACCGATCAAGTGGCTGGGAAACTTTTTACATCTGATGGACGTTGGTTGTTGACGTACGGTTGGGACGGGACGATCCGTATTTGGAACTTGGAGAATCCTGCCGATGAGCCGGTTGTTCTTTCTCATGAGAATCTGGTCTTAAGCACTCAGCTATCCAAAAATGACAAGTGGTTGATCTCTGCCACCGAGAAGAGCGTATACGTCTGGCAATGGGACTTCAACGCCGTACATGATCTGGCTTGTCGCCTGGTAGGACGTAACTTGACACACAATGAATGGAACAAGTATATCGGCGGCGAATATCAAAAGACGTGCGAGCAGTGGCCGTAGGTTGAGTAGCTAAAACCATTAACAAAAAATGGACTGCACATTGTGTAGTCCATTTTTTTTATGACAATGGGTTGGATTTACTTTAGCATGGTTGTGATGTAGCTGTACCGAAAGAAACTCCCATGATCGACCATCTCTGCCAACTCAGGTTTAGAAACCCATTTACAATCGGCCACTTCATCGCCGGGGATGGGCTTGATCGAATCTTTTATGACATTTGCCACCCAAACGTCTTCAACGCGATTGTCGAGAGTGTGTCTATCCATTCGCGTCAATTGTCTAAGGGACAGCTGGATCCCCAACTCTTCTTTTACCTCACGGATGGCTCCATCTATACTTTGCTCGCCAGCCAGTACATACCCTGCTGTAGTTGCCCATATTCCCGGACCTGATTCGAGGTGCCGTCCTCGTTGCTGGATGAGGTAGTTGTTGTGTTCATCCTGAATCCACACTTGGACGACCAGATAGAATTCGTCTGGAGATAATTCAGTGCCGCGCTCAACGATGCGGCCTGTGGGTGTTCCATGTTTATCAAAGATGTCGCAGAGTTCCATGATGATTCTTATTTCTAAAACAACGTTTCTTGTCTTG
Proteins encoded in this window:
- a CDS encoding TIR domain-containing protein, whose amino-acid sequence is MERSDIFISYRRADVEFAKKFYHGLKETGRNIWVDWENLPPGVEGFSDEIQRGIESSDAFICILSPSYLESEYCLMELREALKLKKRVIPVVFKKFEPMPAPEGIGHINWVYFTPHAGQKNKFEDSILKVTQALEADYEHAREHTRLLLRAIDWQKNQQGKSYLLKDAEIDKAERWQVSGIGKNPAPNELQGEYILTSRTHHRQQQRRLMAGIGILLAFAVFAAIVAGFQWQASVRSEKTAIAAKNDALTQKAIADNQRATAVAAESTAVAAKNEADTQRGIAEEQAQNALISGLAAQSRLTQSRQLGILLALESYRTSLKKGTIRPSVQTSLRESLVGFSGIPMQTYSSIAGLALFSPDDHWLVGVSDDGDVQVSDLSKGLNVQPVTLMSKDSRLSLVRDSYTSDLEIAFSPDSQWLGVIYYDSDAQKSGVRVWALNDLEAGSQTLDLPANVGLPISMAFSSAQSKQPLLAVGLNDGSIYTWNVADLPDGQPTLFSKKDKFGRGAIPIVFSPEGNWLAVAFQGPSTISSFSNSNPSAGPSMSVWNVKNQVTEPIVIDLLGSPITHLTFSDKGKWLGGFSTSQSDGLNKLRLWNMSTLTKNATSANSLDSDTGGGLIAFSSDERWVASVGGISAEVWSLNSFSRIKLPGYKDSILTVRFSPDSQWLATGDYDGQVRFWKTADFAGKTLVEAQARTYNSFDVIVTSLDFNSDGSRLVAAGDQQVRLWNFPVPLSAPIKSPYAVDYRVFGNFILVQDTPDSVYVMDLSGDEPSVVMQTTQKGPLSYFTSTDKRYLVVTSAKQIQLWDMQHPEKPLFENTLDNGQYLSPSFTNDDRWFVYVVYGQIFALDLQNPGEPVILSGNRTGVPLTGLYQIDHWLISQSSVEILAWDTAKGLSDAVKLSNVAGAYVAQIPDAKPKWFSIQRTDSFDLWNAEKLSEAPLVFNGSVSGLYLDSWLLTSALDGTVKLWALSKPDAPIAEFFSYGVSESQNTFYYFDDKNMLWLLDLRSPDSTPVKVGTFDQGQSPIFSADDRWMTILSNDGQVTLLYDLTDGLSKAELPDVVHFNFSSGSRWLALQTVENNMALYDLQTHKQLDVKYPNSYGFQQSSPDGRWAIGGLSSNANTDMLLIDLNDPEKYYVLTGHTDQVAGKLFTSDGRWLLTYGWDGTIRIWNLENPADEPVVLSHENLVLSTQLSKNDKWLISATEKSVYVWQWDFNAVHDLACRLVGRNLTHNEWNKYIGGEYQKTCEQWP
- a CDS encoding NUDIX domain-containing protein, whose amino-acid sequence is MELCDIFDKHGTPTGRIVERGTELSPDEFYLVVQVWIQDEHNNYLIQQRGRHLESGPGIWATTAGYVLAGEQSIDGAIREVKEELGIQLSLRQLTRMDRHTLDNRVEDVWVANVIKDSIKPIPGDEVADCKWVSKPELAEMVDHGSFFRYSYITTMLK